Proteins found in one Microbacterium sp. SSM24 genomic segment:
- a CDS encoding DUF3046 domain-containing protein, whose translation MRRSEFDRAVDDEFGLRGDALVVDLVLPGAGGRTAAEALKAGVPPREVWLALCAETDVPLERRYGAGRLEPKR comes from the coding sequence ATGCGCCGCAGTGAGTTCGACCGAGCCGTCGACGACGAGTTCGGACTTCGCGGCGACGCGCTCGTCGTGGACCTCGTCCTGCCGGGAGCCGGCGGCCGCACCGCCGCCGAGGCTCTGAAGGCCGGTGTTCCGCCGCGCGAGGTGTGGCTGGCCCTGTGCGCCGAGACCGACGTTCCGCTCGAACGCCGCTACGGCGCGGGTCGACTCGAACCCAAGCGCTGA
- the recA gene encoding recombinase RecA → MPSAVDREKALESALAQIDRQFGKGSVMRLGSDERAPVEVVPTGSIALDVALGIGGLPRGRIIEIYGPESSGKTTLTLHAIANVQRAGGIAAFIDAEHALDPDYAQKLGVDIDSLLVSQPDTGEQALEIADMLVRSGAIDLVVIDSVAALVPKAEIEGEMGDTHVGLQARLMSQALRKLTGGLNQTNTTMIFINQLREKIGVFFGSPETTAGGKALKFYASVRLDIRRIETLKDGTDAVGNRTRVKVVKNKMAPPFKQAEFDILYGVGISREGSLIDFGVEHGIVKKSGAWYTYDGEQLGQGKENARNFLIKNEDVAAEIESKIKAKLGIGQPKAVEAPADDLAARRPA, encoded by the coding sequence ATGCCCTCAGCAGTTGACCGCGAGAAGGCCCTCGAATCGGCCCTCGCCCAGATCGACCGGCAGTTCGGAAAGGGCTCGGTCATGCGACTGGGCAGCGACGAGCGCGCTCCTGTCGAGGTCGTCCCCACGGGATCGATCGCGCTCGATGTCGCGCTCGGCATCGGCGGACTTCCCCGTGGCCGCATCATCGAGATCTACGGTCCGGAGTCGTCGGGTAAGACCACGCTCACGCTGCACGCGATCGCCAACGTGCAGCGTGCGGGCGGCATCGCCGCGTTCATCGACGCCGAGCATGCGCTCGACCCGGACTACGCCCAGAAGCTCGGCGTCGACATCGACTCCCTGCTCGTGTCGCAGCCCGACACCGGTGAGCAGGCGCTCGAGATCGCCGACATGCTGGTGCGCTCCGGGGCGATCGACCTGGTCGTCATCGACTCCGTCGCCGCGCTCGTGCCCAAGGCCGAGATCGAAGGCGAAATGGGCGACACGCACGTAGGTCTGCAGGCGCGCCTTATGTCGCAGGCGCTGCGCAAGCTCACCGGTGGGCTCAATCAGACCAACACCACGATGATCTTCATCAACCAGCTGCGCGAGAAGATCGGCGTGTTCTTCGGCTCTCCCGAGACCACCGCCGGCGGCAAGGCACTGAAGTTCTACGCCTCGGTGCGCCTCGACATCCGTCGCATCGAGACGCTCAAGGACGGCACCGACGCTGTGGGCAACCGCACGCGCGTCAAGGTCGTGAAGAACAAGATGGCGCCGCCCTTCAAGCAGGCCGAGTTCGACATCCTCTATGGTGTCGGCATCTCGCGCGAGGGCAGCCTGATCGACTTCGGTGTCGAACACGGCATCGTCAAGAAGTCCGGTGCCTGGTACACGTACGACGGTGAGCAGCTCGGCCAGGGCAAAGAGAACGCCCGCAACTTCCTCATCAAGAACGAGGACGTCGCCGCCGAGATCGAGTCGAAGATCAAGGCGAAGCTCGGCATCGGCCAGCCGAAGGCGGTCGAGGCTCCGGCAGACGACCTGGCCGCGCGCCGCCCGGCGTAG
- a CDS encoding regulatory protein RecX encodes MSDGGERESLAPVIPLFGGPVPQRPEPASRATEPGRARHVSREVLDEDDDPRVAAAWDALEAVIDHGRADGGQPPPVSPSGPSASDRSVPGWHPTWASDRAPRRPESADEADDEPSVDLAEKALLKKLRTRSLSVSEARTALREHDLDDAAIEAVIASMEEYGYLDDAALAEQLVHNGVDRKGQGRQLIAQTLAKRGVPRDIADAALATLPDDDLERALEFARGKARSMQSLDRDTALRRLSGQLARRGYGGSLAMTAARLALDERPSGSSGVRFR; translated from the coding sequence ATGAGTGACGGGGGCGAGCGCGAATCGCTCGCCCCCGTGATCCCGCTCTTCGGTGGTCCGGTGCCTCAGCGCCCCGAGCCTGCGAGCCGGGCGACCGAGCCCGGTCGGGCACGGCACGTCTCCCGCGAGGTCCTCGATGAGGACGACGACCCGCGGGTCGCGGCGGCGTGGGACGCGCTCGAGGCGGTCATCGACCACGGTCGTGCAGATGGCGGGCAGCCACCGCCGGTGTCCCCTTCGGGGCCGTCTGCCTCCGACCGGTCGGTTCCCGGCTGGCATCCGACATGGGCGTCCGACCGCGCGCCCCGCCGACCCGAGAGCGCCGATGAGGCGGATGACGAGCCGAGCGTCGACCTCGCCGAGAAGGCGCTCCTCAAGAAGCTGCGCACCCGATCGCTCTCGGTCTCCGAAGCCCGCACCGCGCTCCGTGAGCACGACCTCGACGACGCAGCGATCGAAGCGGTGATCGCGTCGATGGAGGAGTACGGCTACCTCGACGACGCGGCGCTGGCCGAGCAGCTCGTTCACAACGGTGTCGACCGTAAGGGGCAGGGGCGTCAGCTCATCGCGCAGACGCTGGCCAAGCGCGGCGTCCCGCGCGACATCGCCGATGCGGCGCTCGCGACACTGCCCGACGACGACCTCGAGCGGGCGCTGGAGTTCGCGCGTGGCAAGGCGCGATCGATGCAGAGCCTCGATCGCGACACCGCGCTTCGTCGTCTGTCCGGCCAGCTCGCCCGCAGGGGCTACGGCGGATCGCTCGCCATGACCGCGGCACGCCTCGCACTCGACGAACGTCCTTCGGGATCGAGCGGCGTCCGCTTCCGCTGA
- the miaB gene encoding tRNA (N6-isopentenyl adenosine(37)-C2)-methylthiotransferase MiaB has protein sequence MTMPSSSPTLIAPSEAAHGADGRARTYEVRTFGCQMNVHDSERLSGSLESAGYVRAETGEDADVVVINTCAVRDNAAGKLYGTLGHLKSRKDKHDGMQIAVGGCLAQMDKDTVQEKAPWVDVVFGTHNMGSLPSLLERARHNGEAELEILESLEIFPSTLPTKRDSIHSGWVSISVGCNNTCTFCIVPSLRGKEKDRRPGDILNEIRLLVDDGAMEVTLLGQNVNSYGVEFGDRQAFGKLLRAAGEIPGLERIRFTSPHPAAFTDDVIDAMAETPAVMPQLHMPLQSGSDRILKAMRRSYRSDRFLGILDRVRAKMPDAAISTDIIVGFPGETDEDFEDTMRVVERARFASAFTFQYSIREGTPAATMPDQVPKAVVQERYERLIALQERISLEENQKQVGRELQVLVATGEGKKDAETHRLTGRAEDNRLVHFEVPARSDIPRPGDLVSVVVTHAAPFHLLADSSDGAPLRIRRTRSGDAWDRTQAESCGVPAPAGDAGAPRAVSLGLPTLRIGV, from the coding sequence ATGACCATGCCGTCCAGCTCTCCGACCCTCATCGCACCCTCTGAGGCCGCGCACGGCGCGGACGGGCGCGCTCGCACCTACGAGGTGCGCACGTTCGGGTGCCAAATGAACGTGCACGACTCCGAGCGCCTGTCGGGTTCGCTCGAGAGCGCCGGCTACGTGCGCGCCGAGACCGGTGAGGACGCCGATGTGGTCGTCATCAACACGTGCGCCGTGCGTGACAACGCCGCCGGGAAGCTGTACGGAACGCTCGGCCACCTGAAGTCGCGTAAAGACAAGCACGACGGCATGCAGATCGCGGTCGGCGGCTGCCTCGCCCAGATGGACAAGGACACCGTCCAGGAGAAGGCTCCCTGGGTGGACGTCGTGTTCGGCACCCACAACATGGGGTCCCTGCCGAGCCTCCTCGAGCGCGCGCGGCACAACGGCGAGGCCGAGCTCGAGATCCTCGAGTCGCTCGAGATCTTCCCGTCGACCCTGCCGACGAAGCGCGACAGCATCCACAGCGGCTGGGTGTCCATCTCCGTCGGGTGCAACAACACCTGCACGTTCTGCATCGTGCCGAGCCTCCGCGGCAAAGAGAAGGACCGTCGTCCCGGCGACATCCTCAACGAGATCCGCCTCCTCGTCGACGACGGCGCGATGGAGGTGACGCTCCTCGGTCAGAACGTCAACTCCTACGGTGTCGAGTTCGGCGACCGCCAGGCATTCGGCAAGCTCCTGCGCGCCGCCGGCGAGATCCCCGGACTCGAACGCATCCGCTTCACGAGCCCCCATCCGGCCGCGTTCACCGACGACGTCATCGACGCGATGGCCGAGACCCCCGCCGTCATGCCGCAGCTCCACATGCCGCTGCAGTCGGGGAGCGACCGCATCCTCAAGGCGATGCGCCGGTCCTACCGCAGCGACCGATTCCTCGGCATCCTCGACCGTGTCCGGGCGAAGATGCCGGATGCCGCCATCTCGACCGACATCATCGTCGGGTTCCCCGGCGAGACCGACGAGGACTTCGAAGACACCATGCGCGTCGTCGAGCGGGCCCGCTTCGCGAGCGCATTCACCTTCCAGTACTCGATCCGCGAGGGCACACCGGCGGCGACGATGCCCGACCAGGTGCCGAAGGCGGTCGTCCAGGAGCGCTACGAGCGGCTGATCGCCCTCCAGGAGCGCATCTCGCTCGAAGAGAACCAGAAGCAGGTCGGCCGCGAGCTGCAGGTGCTCGTCGCTACCGGCGAGGGCAAGAAGGACGCCGAGACGCACCGACTGACCGGTCGGGCCGAAGACAACCGCCTCGTGCACTTCGAGGTGCCCGCAAGGTCCGACATCCCCCGTCCCGGCGACCTCGTCAGCGTCGTCGTGACGCACGCGGCTCCGTTCCACCTCCTCGCGGACTCGTCGGACGGCGCACCGCTGCGCATCCGCCGCACGCGGTCGGGCGACGCGTGGGATCGCACGCAGGCCGAGTCCTGCGGCGTCCCGGCGCCGGCTGGCGACGCCGGCGCGCCGCGCGCCGTGTCGCTCGGACTCCCGACGCTGCGCATCGGCGTGTGA
- the miaA gene encoding tRNA (adenosine(37)-N6)-dimethylallyltransferase MiaA gives MTVPPSPPRLWGIVGATGTGKTALSLDLAETLLARGIPAELVNADAMQLYRGMEIGTAKLPEAERRGIRHHLFDALDVTDDAAVAWYQDAARDVITEIHARGADAILVGGSGLYVSSVVFDFRFPPHDAALRAELEAELEAHGPGMLFARLRDVDPVTAARVDPKNGRRIVRALEVLAQGVPTHGAALPDAPVLWHDPTTLIGVTVPREELVARLDARVERMWRDGLLDEVAALRVTGLEDGVTARRAIGYAQALAQLDGRQSESEAIAEAQALTRRYARRQVSWFKRYDAVRWVEPGHPVADLVEGP, from the coding sequence GTGACCGTCCCGCCGAGCCCGCCGCGCCTGTGGGGGATCGTCGGCGCCACCGGCACCGGCAAGACGGCGCTGTCGCTCGACCTCGCCGAGACGCTCCTCGCTCGGGGCATCCCGGCCGAGCTCGTCAACGCCGACGCCATGCAGCTGTACCGCGGCATGGAGATCGGCACGGCCAAGCTGCCCGAAGCGGAGCGGCGCGGCATCCGTCATCACCTCTTCGACGCGCTCGACGTGACCGACGACGCGGCGGTCGCGTGGTACCAGGATGCTGCGCGAGACGTGATCACCGAGATCCACGCCCGCGGCGCCGACGCGATCCTCGTCGGCGGATCGGGGCTCTACGTGTCGAGCGTCGTCTTCGACTTCCGGTTCCCGCCGCATGACGCCGCGCTGCGGGCCGAGCTCGAGGCAGAGCTCGAGGCGCACGGCCCGGGCATGCTGTTCGCCCGCCTGAGAGACGTCGATCCCGTCACCGCCGCCCGGGTCGACCCGAAGAACGGTCGCCGCATCGTGCGCGCGCTCGAGGTCCTGGCGCAGGGCGTCCCCACCCACGGCGCCGCTCTGCCCGACGCGCCGGTGCTGTGGCACGATCCGACGACGCTGATCGGCGTGACGGTGCCACGCGAGGAGCTCGTCGCGCGACTCGACGCCCGTGTGGAGCGGATGTGGCGGGACGGCCTGCTCGACGAGGTCGCCGCCCTCCGTGTCACGGGTCTGGAGGACGGCGTCACGGCGCGGCGTGCGATCGGCTATGCGCAGGCACTCGCTCAGCTCGATGGCCGCCAGTCCGAGTCCGAGGCCATCGCCGAGGCGCAGGCGCTCACGCGCCGATACGCGCGCAGGCAGGTGTCGTGGTTCAAGCGCTACGACGCGGTGCGCTGGGTCGAGCCGGGGCATCCGGTCGCCGACCTCGTCGAGGGTCCCTGA
- the dapF gene encoding diaminopimelate epimerase yields the protein MPQISFTKGHGTGNDFVIIPDPDGALELSDDQVAVLCDRRFGIGADGTLRVVRSGAIDEGADAAAAGAEWFMDYRNADGSPAEMCGNGIRVFARYLAEVGWASLDGEPLAIGTRAGVKTVTRSELGLEVDLGPWRIEGDDVLVRARGIGAPRPGLGIDVGNPHIVVALPDVRELEGLDLTVLPQLHPEPPHGANVEFVVPSDPLVHEGVGSIRMRVFERGVGETLSCGTGVAAAALAVRHWAGMAAPDHWTVEVPGGTLGVRMPLVGDEHHVLLSGPATLVYSGEVALA from the coding sequence ATGCCGCAGATCTCGTTCACCAAGGGTCACGGCACCGGCAACGACTTCGTCATCATCCCCGATCCCGACGGCGCACTCGAGCTCTCCGACGACCAGGTCGCGGTGCTGTGCGACCGACGATTCGGCATCGGCGCCGACGGCACCCTTCGGGTCGTGCGATCGGGCGCGATCGACGAGGGGGCGGATGCCGCGGCCGCCGGAGCCGAGTGGTTCATGGACTACCGCAACGCCGACGGGTCGCCGGCCGAGATGTGCGGGAACGGGATCCGCGTCTTCGCCCGGTACCTCGCCGAAGTCGGCTGGGCTTCGCTCGACGGCGAGCCGCTCGCCATCGGCACGCGCGCCGGCGTCAAGACCGTCACGCGGAGCGAGCTCGGCCTCGAGGTCGACCTCGGACCGTGGCGCATCGAGGGCGACGACGTGCTCGTGCGCGCCCGCGGAATCGGCGCACCGCGCCCCGGCCTCGGCATCGACGTCGGCAACCCGCACATCGTCGTGGCGCTGCCTGACGTGCGGGAACTCGAGGGCCTCGACCTGACGGTGCTGCCGCAGCTGCATCCGGAGCCCCCGCACGGCGCGAACGTCGAGTTCGTCGTGCCGAGCGACCCGCTCGTGCACGAGGGCGTGGGGTCGATTCGCATGCGCGTGTTCGAGCGCGGCGTCGGCGAGACCCTCAGCTGCGGTACGGGCGTCGCGGCCGCGGCTCTCGCGGTGCGCCATTGGGCGGGCATGGCCGCGCCGGATCACTGGACCGTCGAGGTGCCCGGCGGCACGCTGGGTGTGCGGATGCCGCTCGTCGGCGACGAGCACCACGTGCTGCTGTCCGGTCCGGCGACGCTCGTCTATTCGGGTGAGGTCGCGCTGGCCTGA
- a CDS encoding class I SAM-dependent methyltransferase has translation MGSDHYFSAAPASPENLRRIRVTLAGRDVEVTTAGGVFSPDHVDSGTAVLFANTPPPPPGGNLLDLGAGWGPVALTLAFESPHATVWAVDVNERALDLVRRNAAALGLDNVNAVLPDDVPDDISFRTIRSNPPIRVGKNELHGLLERWIPRLDERADAWLVVQRNLGSDSLQRWLAATFDHGYSVHRAATGRGFRVIKVRRHGTPPTEAIELP, from the coding sequence ATGGGGAGCGACCACTACTTCAGTGCGGCGCCCGCCAGTCCCGAGAACCTCCGCCGCATCCGCGTGACCCTCGCCGGCCGCGATGTCGAGGTGACGACCGCGGGCGGTGTCTTCAGCCCCGATCACGTGGACTCGGGCACCGCGGTGCTCTTCGCCAACACTCCCCCGCCCCCGCCCGGCGGCAACCTGCTGGACCTCGGCGCGGGGTGGGGACCCGTCGCCCTCACACTCGCATTCGAGTCCCCCCACGCCACCGTGTGGGCCGTGGACGTGAACGAGCGGGCGCTCGACCTCGTCCGCCGCAATGCCGCCGCGCTCGGCCTCGACAATGTCAACGCCGTGCTGCCCGACGATGTTCCCGACGACATCTCGTTCCGCACGATCCGATCGAACCCGCCGATCCGGGTGGGCAAGAACGAGTTGCACGGACTCCTCGAACGCTGGATCCCCCGCCTCGACGAGCGCGCCGATGCGTGGCTGGTCGTGCAGCGCAACCTCGGATCGGACTCGTTGCAGCGCTGGCTGGCCGCGACGTTCGACCACGGCTACAGCGTCCATCGCGCCGCCACCGGGCGCGGATTCCGCGTGATCAAGGTGCGGCGGCACGGCACCCCGCCGACCGAGGCGATCGAGCTGCCCTGA
- the hflX gene encoding GTPase HflX has protein sequence MTDTTTPQSTDETPVDPVDRVLARAEARSGVRVFGAAQALQDETTVGTADTDGEQWDREERAALRRVPGLSTELEDVTEVEYRQLRLENVVLVGVHPQGAQEDAENSLRELAALAETAGAVVLDAVLQRRPHPDAATYIGRGKAQELRDIVAAVGADTVIADTELAPSQRRALEDVVKVKVIDRTTVILDIFSQHAKSREGKAQVELAQLEYLLPRLRGWGDSMSRQAGGQVGAGGAGMGSRGPGETKIELDRRRIRTKMALLRRQIRDFAPARDAKRAERKRNTIPSVAIAGYTNAGKSSLLNRLTSAGVLVENALFATLDATVRRSETTDGRVYTLTDTVGFVRNLPHQLVEAFRSTLEEVGGSDVIVHVVDGSHPDPAAQLATVRDVIGDVGGRGIPELVVFNKADLIDEDTRLVLRGLEPKALFASSRTGEGIEELRAAIETALPLPAVELEVLVPYDRGDLVSAIHEQGMILSQSHEAGGTAVHARVGEHLAARLAPFVRDRSN, from the coding sequence ATGACGGATACGACAACTCCCCAGAGCACCGACGAGACACCGGTGGACCCGGTGGATCGCGTGCTGGCGCGCGCCGAAGCGCGATCCGGGGTGCGCGTGTTCGGCGCCGCGCAGGCGCTGCAGGACGAGACCACGGTCGGCACCGCCGACACGGACGGCGAGCAATGGGATCGCGAGGAGCGCGCCGCGCTGCGCCGGGTCCCGGGCCTCTCGACCGAGCTCGAGGACGTCACCGAGGTCGAGTACCGGCAGCTGCGTCTCGAGAACGTCGTGCTGGTCGGTGTGCACCCCCAGGGTGCGCAGGAGGATGCCGAGAACTCGCTGCGCGAACTGGCAGCCCTCGCCGAGACCGCCGGAGCGGTCGTGCTTGACGCGGTGCTGCAGCGGCGCCCGCATCCGGATGCCGCCACCTACATCGGCCGTGGCAAGGCGCAGGAGCTGCGCGACATCGTCGCGGCGGTCGGGGCCGACACCGTGATCGCCGACACGGAGCTCGCGCCGAGCCAGCGGCGTGCGCTGGAGGACGTCGTGAAGGTCAAGGTCATCGACCGGACGACCGTGATCCTCGACATCTTCAGCCAGCACGCCAAGAGCCGGGAAGGCAAGGCGCAGGTCGAGCTCGCGCAGCTCGAATACCTCCTTCCTCGCCTGCGCGGCTGGGGTGACTCGATGAGCCGGCAGGCCGGCGGCCAGGTCGGTGCCGGCGGCGCCGGCATGGGCTCGCGCGGTCCCGGTGAGACGAAGATCGAGCTCGACCGTCGCCGCATCCGCACCAAGATGGCCCTGCTGCGTCGCCAGATCCGCGACTTCGCGCCCGCGCGCGATGCCAAGCGCGCCGAGCGCAAGCGCAACACGATCCCCTCCGTGGCGATCGCGGGGTACACGAACGCCGGGAAGTCGAGTCTGCTCAACCGCCTCACGAGTGCGGGCGTGCTCGTCGAGAACGCCCTGTTCGCGACGCTGGATGCCACGGTGCGCCGCTCCGAGACGACCGATGGGCGCGTGTACACGCTGACCGATACGGTCGGCTTCGTGCGCAACCTCCCGCACCAGCTCGTGGAGGCCTTCCGCTCGACGCTCGAAGAGGTCGGCGGCTCCGATGTGATCGTGCACGTGGTCGACGGTTCGCACCCTGACCCGGCCGCCCAGTTGGCGACGGTGCGAGATGTGATCGGCGACGTCGGCGGGCGCGGCATCCCGGAGCTCGTGGTCTTCAACAAGGCCGACCTGATCGACGAGGACACGCGGCTCGTGCTGCGCGGGCTCGAGCCGAAGGCGCTCTTCGCCTCGTCCCGCACGGGCGAGGGCATCGAAGAGCTGCGGGCGGCGATCGAGACGGCTCTCCCGCTTCCGGCGGTGGAGCTCGAGGTGCTCGTGCCGTACGACCGCGGAGACCTCGTCTCGGCGATCCACGAGCAGGGCATGATCCTGTCGCAGTCGCATGAAGCCGGCGGCACGGCCGTGCACGCCCGCGTCGGAGAGCACCTCGCGGCGCGCCTCGCGCCGTTCGTGCGCGATCGCTCGAACTAG
- a CDS encoding prolyl oligopeptidase family serine peptidase: protein MSTPLPYGTWPSPLSARAVSAASPRIEGARYVGDEVWWGETVAEEAGRSAVRRRAASGVVSDVIAAPWSARSRVHEYGGGSWTTVEDDALVFVEKTDQRVWKVAHDGAPRPLTPVVGDTRFGGLTWQRGRLLAVREVHGASAVPRRDIVEIPLDGGAAKDAALLSSLVDDSDFLAHPGLSPDGSHLAWIAWNHPAMPWDRTELRVGRLEDGVVAEWTTVAGGETAPLQPQWTSDDDLLYADDPTGRWNLWKLRLTADLERHPVAPADADTGGPVWVLGQRWFTVLDDGRVLAIRTHGADELVLIDGESERGIPCEGVAGLSIEDVRGSRVLVSGAGADGTALWDIDVDEPASTRAVVGGASPWGAEWMPRARAVTFDGPRGPVHAFDYPPTNPDVTASPDEKPPYLVLVHGGPTAHVGGAASGKIAFFTSRGIGVLDVNYGGSSGYGRAYRERLLGQWGVVDVDDVIAAATGLAAAGIADADRLAIAGGSAGGWTVLCALTLADTFAAGISRYGVADLRRLAEDTHDFEARYLDSMVGPLPEAEALYAARSPLSRLDRLRTPLLIEQGLEDRVVPPSQSEAVRDALKENGVPHAYLVFEGEGHGFRRAETVVRQLEAEIAFLGVVLGFDPDGVEPLDLD from the coding sequence GTGAGCACTCCTCTGCCCTACGGAACCTGGCCGTCCCCGCTGTCGGCGCGGGCGGTGTCGGCGGCTTCGCCCCGCATCGAGGGGGCGCGGTACGTCGGCGACGAGGTCTGGTGGGGCGAGACCGTCGCCGAGGAGGCGGGGCGCAGCGCGGTCCGGCGGCGCGCGGCATCCGGTGTCGTATCCGATGTGATCGCCGCGCCGTGGAGCGCGCGTTCGCGCGTGCACGAATACGGCGGCGGCTCGTGGACGACCGTCGAGGACGACGCACTGGTGTTCGTCGAGAAGACGGATCAGCGGGTGTGGAAGGTCGCCCACGACGGCGCCCCTCGCCCGCTCACGCCCGTCGTGGGCGACACGCGCTTCGGTGGGCTGACATGGCAGCGGGGCCGACTGCTCGCGGTGCGCGAGGTGCACGGGGCATCCGCCGTGCCGCGACGCGACATCGTCGAGATCCCCCTCGACGGAGGGGCGGCGAAGGATGCTGCGCTCCTGTCGTCGCTCGTGGATGACAGCGACTTCCTCGCCCACCCGGGGCTCTCCCCCGACGGCTCGCACCTGGCGTGGATCGCCTGGAACCACCCCGCGATGCCGTGGGACCGCACGGAGCTGCGCGTCGGGCGGCTCGAGGACGGCGTCGTCGCCGAATGGACCACGGTCGCGGGAGGAGAGACCGCACCGCTTCAGCCCCAGTGGACGAGCGACGACGATCTGCTCTACGCCGACGATCCGACCGGCCGCTGGAACCTGTGGAAGCTGCGTCTCACGGCCGATCTCGAACGCCACCCGGTGGCACCCGCCGACGCCGACACGGGCGGCCCCGTCTGGGTGCTCGGTCAGCGCTGGTTCACGGTGCTCGACGACGGACGTGTGCTGGCCATCCGCACCCACGGCGCCGACGAGCTCGTCCTGATCGACGGTGAGAGCGAACGCGGCATCCCGTGCGAAGGCGTGGCGGGACTCTCGATCGAGGACGTTCGCGGCTCCCGCGTGCTGGTGAGCGGTGCCGGCGCCGACGGCACCGCGCTGTGGGACATCGACGTCGATGAGCCGGCATCCACCCGCGCCGTGGTGGGCGGTGCGTCGCCCTGGGGTGCGGAGTGGATGCCGCGCGCCCGCGCCGTCACGTTCGACGGCCCGCGGGGTCCGGTCCATGCCTTCGACTACCCCCCGACGAACCCGGACGTGACGGCTTCGCCCGACGAGAAGCCGCCGTATCTGGTGCTCGTCCACGGTGGCCCGACGGCACATGTCGGGGGCGCGGCATCCGGCAAGATCGCCTTCTTCACGAGCCGCGGAATCGGCGTGCTCGACGTCAACTACGGCGGATCCAGCGGGTACGGCCGCGCATACCGCGAGCGCCTGCTCGGGCAGTGGGGCGTCGTCGACGTCGATGACGTGATCGCCGCAGCCACCGGTCTCGCGGCCGCCGGAATCGCGGACGCGGACCGTCTGGCCATCGCGGGCGGCTCTGCGGGAGGCTGGACCGTGCTGTGCGCACTGACGCTCGCGGACACCTTCGCGGCCGGGATCAGCAGGTACGGGGTGGCCGATCTGCGCCGCCTCGCCGAGGACACCCACGACTTCGAGGCGCGCTACCTGGACTCGATGGTCGGACCGCTGCCGGAGGCGGAGGCGCTGTACGCCGCGCGGTCTCCGCTGTCACGCCTCGACCGGCTGCGGACTCCCCTGCTCATCGAGCAGGGGCTCGAGGACCGGGTCGTGCCGCCCTCGCAGTCCGAGGCGGTGCGGGACGCGCTGAAGGAGAACGGCGTCCCGCACGCCTACCTGGTGTTCGAGGGCGAAGGGCACGGATTCCGTCGGGCGGAGACCGTCGTTCGCCAGCTCGAGGCCGAGATCGCGTTCCTCGGCGTCGTCCTCGGATTCGACCCCGACGGCGTCGAACCCCTCGATCTGGACTAG
- a CDS encoding methylenetetrahydrofolate reductase: MSIDLSAPPVPFSFEVYPPKSEAGTLALHETIRRLAAAGPRFISVTYGAGGSTGGRSLDLLRHILRETPVAPLAHLTCVGNTYAGANALIREFLDAGVTSFLALRGDPPAGAAEGEAFLGDLESSAQLVQLIDRVQAERAPYTEQAIPGVPGAVRVEPRPKVDIAVAAFPNGHPRSRHPREHIDALLAKQAAGATLALTQLFFHADDYLAFVQRAREAGVTIPILPGIMPITSPSRLRRVLELSGEELPSELAIALEVEPTLEGQRAVGVAYAADLARDVVAGGAPGVHLYAFNSHDTVLAVLRDAGILTHPLEQEAAR; this comes from the coding sequence ATGTCGATCGATCTCAGCGCCCCTCCGGTGCCGTTCTCGTTCGAGGTGTACCCGCCGAAGTCCGAGGCGGGGACCCTCGCGCTGCACGAGACGATCCGGCGCCTGGCCGCGGCCGGACCTCGATTCATCTCGGTCACCTACGGCGCGGGCGGCTCGACCGGCGGGCGCTCGCTCGACCTGCTGCGGCACATCCTTCGCGAGACGCCGGTGGCTCCTCTGGCGCACCTGACGTGCGTCGGCAACACCTATGCCGGGGCGAACGCGCTGATCCGGGAGTTCCTCGACGCCGGGGTCACGAGCTTCCTCGCGCTGCGCGGCGACCCGCCGGCGGGTGCCGCCGAAGGCGAGGCGTTCCTGGGCGACCTGGAGAGCTCGGCGCAGCTCGTGCAGCTCATCGACCGCGTCCAGGCGGAGCGCGCGCCCTACACCGAACAGGCGATCCCGGGCGTTCCCGGGGCCGTGCGTGTCGAGCCGCGTCCGAAGGTCGACATCGCTGTGGCGGCGTTCCCGAACGGGCACCCGCGGTCGCGGCATCCGCGTGAGCACATCGACGCGCTCCTGGCGAAGCAGGCCGCCGGTGCCACGCTCGCCCTCACGCAGCTCTTCTTCCACGCCGACGACTACCTCGCTTTCGTGCAGCGCGCGCGCGAAGCGGGCGTGACGATTCCGATCCTCCCGGGGATCATGCCGATCACGTCCCCGTCGCGTCTGCGCCGCGTGCTCGAGCTCAGCGGCGAAGAACTGCCCTCCGAACTCGCGATCGCCCTCGAGGTCGAGCCGACGCTCGAGGGACAGCGCGCGGTCGGCGTCGCATACGCCGCAGATCTCGCCCGCGACGTCGTCGCCGGTGGTGCCCCGGGCGTCCACCTCTACGCGTTCAACAGCCACGACACGGTGCTCGCGGTACTCCGCGACGCCGGCATCCTCACCCACCCCCTCGAACAGGAGGCCGCACGATGA